The following proteins are encoded in a genomic region of Bacteroidales bacterium:
- a CDS encoding ThuA domain-containing protein: protein MKNTIFLLLIMLSGIASGQSPAPRVLVITGGHDYNISAFNGMFDSLPGKITHRVAELPGAFDLFKKEHRDEYDVVVFYHMWQDITAEQAADLSACIKEGKPLVVLHHSICAFDDWDEYVNITGGRYFHRKDTIDGHIYGESSYQHDVPVHLVVKDKNHPVTRGIPDFTMVDETYDNFYVQPGIITLITTDTPGSTGIIGWTKQYGKARVVTLQSGHNEIAFRNANFRRLLWQAIQFTIYD from the coding sequence ATGAAAAACACAATTTTTTTACTTCTCATCATGCTTTCAGGTATTGCTTCAGGTCAGTCACCTGCTCCGCGGGTGCTGGTGATTACTGGCGGACACGATTACAATATCAGTGCATTCAATGGAATGTTCGACAGCCTGCCCGGCAAGATAACCCATAGGGTTGCCGAATTACCGGGTGCCTTTGACCTGTTCAAAAAAGAGCACCGTGATGAATATGATGTGGTCGTATTTTACCATATGTGGCAGGATATTACTGCGGAACAGGCTGCCGATCTTTCAGCCTGCATTAAGGAAGGAAAACCCCTTGTTGTGCTGCATCACAGCATCTGTGCTTTCGACGACTGGGATGAATATGTGAATATCACCGGTGGACGGTATTTTCACCGGAAAGATACAATCGACGGGCATATCTATGGTGAATCCTCCTATCAGCATGACGTGCCTGTCCACCTGGTGGTAAAAGATAAGAATCATCCGGTTACCCGGGGTATCCCTGATTTCACCATGGTGGATGAGACGTACGATAATTTCTACGTACAACCCGGAATAATCACGCTGATTACAACGGATACCCCCGGTAGTACCGGCATCATCGGCTGGACAAAACAATATGGCAAAGCCCGTGTTGTAACGTTGCAGTCGGGGCACAATGAAATCGCCTTCCGGAATGCAAATTTCAGGAGGCTGTTGTGGCAGGCAATTCAATTTACGATTTACGATTGA
- a CDS encoding TonB-dependent receptor plug domain-containing protein has translation MHFTHFRKRLLNMLILVPAFYTGNHLAAQNYKIYPDSLNVTNEITVSDFLQGRVSGLDIIASSGDPGRNAQMILRGLSHNGINTPLIVIDGIPWWSPEQIDRPFVPASEEPRCLIPVSLKDIASIEILKDGSAVSQFGAEGANGAILIETKKGGPQKMHLSYQFNQSLVQKPSYMPMLSGDEYIMYQLEAWHNAEGVFEIPPEISYDRDYSGFYNYSANTDWVKAVTQRGAATNHFLNISGGNKKSRYYGSMNFLDQKGSLINSGYNRFLGRMFYERYFTDKLTASLQLSNAFNKYDVNVSMYDMDILEMAFIKAPNMSIWEYDSSGNRTGDYFVPSQNYQGPGLSYFNPVAVSELGNSGNKQNDFMATVRLHYALTGWLRFAEIFTWLRSSADYSNYLPRKAIFNDSEPFDVINSHFDQFSKQYRNEVQALFKIPFKNEERNELSGTLSYINQYMINKTGYNPPFDDKHDYSRNSVSSSLMYRYQNRYMLNVNTRIESLYNDQDIWDKHFGISAGWRFSDEPFLKALHLPEAMIYSGLSYADYFPFRFYQMISTWHQTPVHVRTFNSGIHLGTFSNRVRFTAEFYSKFYSQDIIETGFVAESKSRSRGWEVMIDDELIKTRNVKWQVNVNLAHNNSQYVKVPEIMTTGMLENGKFLGRIDDNTPRSEIYGLKYEGLYATGDDVIAHDRNGDIIYNNLGEPGINRYDYRGNHKNFQAGDVKYKDLNYDGIINENDVVYLGNSYPKFTGGFGSTVKYKNLSLTGNFHFRSGYKVMRLAALESEGMVSLNNQSREVINRWKVEGQGTDLIHRAYKGHPANNLGSDRYVANGGFLRLNYVSLGYNLNPRICQYLHLSEISLNMSAQRLFTISGYDGVDPEIEMESNGWHQDVIRAYPPKIYTFSIEVRL, from the coding sequence ATGCATTTCACCCATTTCAGGAAACGCCTTCTTAACATGCTGATCCTGGTTCCTGCATTTTATACAGGCAACCATCTGGCAGCCCAGAATTACAAAATCTACCCGGATTCCCTCAATGTGACTAATGAGATTACAGTCTCCGATTTTCTTCAGGGCCGGGTCAGCGGACTGGATATCATTGCATCATCAGGCGACCCGGGAAGAAATGCTCAAATGATTTTAAGAGGACTAAGTCATAACGGAATTAATACTCCTCTCATAGTGATTGACGGAATACCCTGGTGGTCACCGGAACAAATTGATCGACCTTTCGTTCCGGCCAGTGAAGAACCAAGGTGTTTAATTCCTGTGTCTTTAAAAGATATTGCGTCAATCGAAATTCTGAAAGACGGCTCTGCGGTTTCTCAATTTGGTGCGGAAGGAGCAAACGGGGCGATCCTGATTGAAACGAAAAAAGGAGGCCCACAAAAGATGCACCTTTCTTACCAGTTTAATCAGAGCCTGGTGCAAAAACCTTCTTATATGCCAATGCTCAGTGGGGATGAATATATCATGTACCAGCTGGAGGCCTGGCATAATGCCGAAGGGGTATTTGAAATACCCCCTGAAATTTCGTATGACAGAGATTATTCAGGTTTTTATAATTACTCGGCCAACACTGACTGGGTTAAAGCAGTTACCCAAAGAGGTGCTGCCACGAACCATTTCTTGAACATCAGCGGGGGAAATAAAAAGAGCCGGTATTATGGCTCCATGAATTTCCTCGATCAAAAAGGTTCATTGATCAACAGCGGTTACAATAGATTTCTCGGAAGAATGTTCTATGAACGTTACTTCACCGATAAACTGACGGCATCATTGCAATTAAGCAACGCTTTTAACAAGTATGATGTCAACGTAAGCATGTACGATATGGATATCCTGGAAATGGCCTTCATAAAAGCCCCCAATATGAGCATTTGGGAATATGATTCATCAGGTAACCGAACAGGGGATTATTTTGTCCCTTCTCAGAATTACCAGGGCCCTGGCTTATCTTATTTTAATCCCGTAGCAGTATCCGAACTGGGGAATTCAGGCAACAAACAGAATGATTTCATGGCAACCGTCCGGTTACACTATGCCTTAACCGGATGGCTTCGTTTCGCCGAAATATTTACCTGGTTGAGATCATCAGCAGACTATAGCAATTATCTGCCAAGAAAAGCGATCTTCAACGATTCAGAGCCGTTTGATGTTATAAATAGCCACTTTGATCAGTTCTCCAAACAGTACCGGAATGAAGTCCAGGCTTTGTTTAAGATACCTTTTAAAAATGAAGAAAGGAATGAACTGAGTGGAACCCTCTCATACATCAATCAATACATGATTAATAAAACAGGGTATAATCCTCCGTTTGATGATAAACATGATTACAGCAGAAACTCGGTCAGTTCTTCATTAATGTACAGGTATCAGAACCGATATATGCTGAATGTCAATACCAGGATTGAATCGCTGTATAATGATCAGGATATTTGGGACAAACATTTTGGTATTTCAGCCGGATGGCGTTTTTCTGATGAACCTTTTTTAAAAGCATTGCATTTGCCAGAAGCAATGATTTATTCCGGTTTGAGCTATGCGGATTATTTTCCGTTCAGGTTTTATCAAATGATTTCTACGTGGCATCAAACCCCTGTACACGTGAGAACCTTTAATTCCGGCATTCACCTGGGCACCTTCAGTAACCGGGTACGTTTCACTGCTGAATTTTACAGTAAATTCTACAGCCAGGATATTATAGAAACCGGTTTTGTTGCTGAATCAAAAAGCAGAAGCAGAGGCTGGGAGGTAATGATTGATGATGAATTAATAAAAACCAGAAATGTAAAATGGCAGGTTAATGTTAACCTGGCTCATAATAACTCGCAGTATGTTAAAGTGCCTGAAATTATGACTACCGGAATGCTTGAAAACGGAAAATTTCTGGGCAGAATTGATGATAATACCCCCCGGAGTGAAATATATGGTTTGAAATATGAGGGCTTATATGCCACCGGTGACGATGTCATAGCGCATGATCGCAACGGTGATATTATTTATAATAACCTGGGTGAACCGGGCATTAACCGGTATGATTACCGGGGCAACCATAAGAATTTCCAGGCCGGCGATGTAAAATATAAGGATTTGAATTATGACGGAATAATCAATGAAAATGATGTCGTTTACCTTGGGAATTCTTATCCCAAATTCACAGGCGGATTCGGAAGTACGGTGAAATATAAAAATCTGTCCCTCACAGGCAATTTCCATTTCCGGTCAGGTTACAAAGTAATGAGACTGGCTGCCCTTGAATCCGAAGGAATGGTTTCCTTAAATAACCAGAGCAGAGAAGTCATTAACCGGTGGAAGGTAGAGGGACAGGGAACGGATCTTATTCACAGGGCTTACAAGGGCCATCCTGCCAATAACCTTGGCTCGGACAGATATGTAGCTAATGGTGGTTTTCTGAGGTTGAACTATGTAAGCCTGGGATATAATCTGAATCCCCGCATATGCCAATACCTGCACTTAAGTGAAATTTCACTCAACATGAGTGCTCAGCGTTTATTCACCATTTCCGGTTATGACGGTGTTGATCCTGAAATAGAAATGGAATCAAACGGATGGCACCAGGATGTGATCCGGGCCTATCCGCCGAAGATTTACACATTCAGTATAGAGGTTAGGTTGTAG
- a CDS encoding radical SAM protein, producing MNVNSNRIASGFRARIVRTLIRLSIFRMTLVLFKNPLRAYRVLQQIKKRRARIFGTAYIKRYIRSGGKYYFSDTIPGWPSRSFTSFVKAEIDRVIHTEKGNLPIHTVIFAITNRCYLRCSHCYEWENISATDALSLAQLMKIMKDLYEMKVHHIQLSGGEPLARFDDLLQILQSSPGGVDFWILTSGFGLTEEKARMLKESGLVGADISLDHWDEDLHNEFRRNEKSFDWAREAVLNCGKYGILTSLSICMTRSFVNEDNLHVYLELAKEWGVGMIRLLEPRATGRYSGLDVGLSPEQTEMAEQFFVEVNSSNKYRKYPVLMYPGYHQRRVGCLGAGNRYFYIDSIGDIHACPFCRRKAGNAVRGKIEPALELLTERGCHEFAMNVGD from the coding sequence TTGAACGTCAATTCAAATAGAATAGCAAGCGGATTCAGGGCCCGGATCGTCCGGACCCTGATCCGGTTGTCCATTTTCAGAATGACGCTTGTCCTTTTTAAAAATCCTTTGCGCGCCTACAGGGTGCTTCAACAAATCAAAAAAAGAAGGGCACGTATCTTCGGAACAGCCTATATTAAGCGGTATATCCGATCCGGAGGTAAATACTATTTTTCCGATACAATACCCGGCTGGCCTTCCCGTTCTTTTACTTCTTTTGTGAAAGCTGAAATTGATCGGGTGATTCATACAGAAAAGGGAAATCTTCCTATACACACTGTGATTTTTGCCATAACCAACCGGTGTTATCTTCGGTGCAGTCATTGCTATGAATGGGAGAATATTTCAGCAACCGATGCATTGTCTTTAGCACAACTCATGAAGATCATGAAGGATTTGTATGAAATGAAGGTTCATCACATCCAGTTAAGTGGCGGCGAGCCACTGGCCCGTTTTGATGACCTCCTGCAGATTTTACAGTCATCTCCGGGCGGTGTGGATTTCTGGATACTGACATCAGGGTTTGGACTCACTGAAGAAAAAGCCCGGATGTTAAAGGAGTCGGGACTGGTGGGTGCCGACATCAGCCTGGACCACTGGGATGAAGATCTGCACAATGAATTCCGAAGGAATGAAAAATCGTTCGATTGGGCCAGAGAGGCCGTCCTGAATTGCGGTAAATATGGTATTTTAACCAGCCTGTCGATTTGTATGACACGCTCGTTCGTGAATGAGGACAATCTGCATGTATATCTTGAACTGGCAAAAGAATGGGGTGTAGGCATGATCCGGTTACTTGAACCTCGGGCAACCGGCCGATATTCCGGTCTTGATGTGGGTTTGTCCCCGGAGCAAACAGAGATGGCAGAACAGTTTTTTGTTGAAGTCAATTCATCAAATAAATACAGAAAATACCCGGTTCTGATGTATCCCGGATATCACCAGAGGCGGGTTGGGTGCCTCGGTGCAGGCAACCGGTATTTCTACATTGATTCAATCGGCGATATCCATGCTTGTCCCTTCTGCAGGCGAAAAGCCGGGAACGCTGTGAGGGGTAAAATTGAACCGGCGCTTGAACTGCTGACGGAAAGAGGATGCCATGAGTTTGCAATGAATGTGGGAGATTGA
- a CDS encoding TfoX/Sxy family protein gives MYNHSLADRIRARMAVLPNMEEKEMMGGIVFMYNGKMCVGVIKDEMMCRIDPGIHNELVEKRGCRTMDFTKRPMIGYVLIDDTGMRSEKDFEYWISLCLDYNKKAKASKKRK, from the coding sequence ATGTACAACCACTCCCTCGCCGACCGCATCCGCGCCCGCATGGCCGTTTTACCAAACATGGAAGAAAAAGAAATGATGGGCGGAATCGTATTCATGTACAATGGTAAGATGTGTGTGGGTGTCATCAAGGATGAAATGATGTGCCGCATCGATCCTGGAATCCACAATGAACTGGTTGAAAAAAGAGGCTGCCGTACGATGGATTTCACCAAACGCCCGATGATCGGCTATGTGCTTATCGATGATACCGGCATGAGATCCGAAAAAGACTTCGAATACTGGATCAGCCTCTGCCTGGATTATAATAAAAAAGCAAAGGCTTCGAAGAAGAGGAAATAA